Proteins encoded together in one Miscanthus floridulus cultivar M001 chromosome 16, ASM1932011v1, whole genome shotgun sequence window:
- the LOC136511234 gene encoding uncharacterized protein, which translates to MGLSPEPNFQTHLPHRLFLRRHRLPAAFSTAAAEELIDVRKIRTDYDPSTFDPSSPSRPPPSDRVWRLVEEVSSLTLAETAALSSLLLRRLDIPSAPPIAILNSATGMGGGGGTTAGAAGEKAAAAAEKTVFELRLEAFDAASKIKVIKEIRSFTDLGLKEAKELVEKAPLVIKGGVSKEEAEAIVEKMKAVGAKVIMD; encoded by the coding sequence ATGGGCCTAAGCCCAGAGCCAAACTTCCAAACGCATCTTCCTCACCGCCTCTTCCTCCGCCGCCATCGCCTTCCCGCGGCATTCTCCACCGCTGCGGCCGAGGAGCTCATCGATGTTCGCAAGATTCGCACGGACTACGACCCCTCCACCTTCGACCCGTCCTCCCCGTCCCGCCCGCCGCCGTCCGACCGCGTGTGGCGCCTCGTCGAGGAGGTCTCCTCCCTGACCCTCGCGGAGACCGCCGCTCTCTCCTCTCTGCTCCTCCGTCGCCTCGACATCCCCTCCGCACCACCCATCGCCATCCTCAACTCCGCCACGgggatgggcggcggcggcggcaccacgGCCGGCGCGGCAGgggagaaggcggcggcggcagccgagAAGACGGTCTTCGAGCTGCGGCTGGAGGCGTTCGACGCGGCGAGCAAGATCAAGGTGATCAAGGAGATCCGGTCGTTCACTGACCTTGGGCTGAAGGAGGCCAAGGAGCTGGTGGAGAAGGCGCCGTTGGTGATCAAGGGCGGCGTATCCAAGGAGGAGGCTGAGGCGATTGTCGAGAAGATGAAGGCAGTTGGCGCCAAGGTCATTATGGACTGA
- the LOC136513342 gene encoding histone chaperone ASF1B-like, producing the protein MSAVNITNVAVLDNPTAFLNPFQFEISYECLVPLDDDLEWKLIYVGSAEDENYDQQLESVLVGPVNVGTYRFVLQADPPDPSKIREEDIIGVTVLLLTCSYMGQEFMRVGYYVNNDYGDEQLREEPPAKVLIDRVQRNILADKPRVTKFPINFHPEPSTGTGQQQQEPQTASPENHTGNDEGNGSKPEADQ; encoded by the exons ATGAGCGCGGTGAACATCACCAACGTGGCGGTGCTGGACAACCCCACCGCCTTCCTCAACCCCTTCCAGTTCGAGATCTCCTACGAGTGCCTCGTGCCCCTCGACGACG ATCTGGAGTGGAAGCTTATATATGTTGGATCAGCTGAAGATGAAAACTATGACCAGCAGCTTGAGAGCGTGCTTGTTGGCCCTGTCAATGTTGGGACCTACCGTTTCGTTCTCCAG GCTGACCCACCGGATCCCTCAAAGATCCGTGAGGAAGACATAATTGGTGTGACTGTGCTGCTATTGACATGCTCTTACATGGGCCAGGAGTTCATGAGAGTAGGCTACTATGTGAACAATGATTATGGTGATGAGCAATTGAGAGAAGAGCCTCCAGCAAAGGTGCTAATTGACCGGGTGCAGAGAAATATCTTGGCCGACAAGCCCCGAGTCACCAAGTTCCCTATCAACTTCCATCCTGAACCCAGTACAGGCAcggggcagcagcagcaggaaccCCAGACGGCCTCGCCAGAAAACCACACAGGCAATGACGAGGGCAATGGAAGCAAGCCTGAGGCTGACCAATGA
- the LOC136511233 gene encoding protein DETOXIFICATION 14-like, with protein MLCFEWWSFEILILVSGILPNPEQQTSVLSICLTTITLMYTIPYGLGAAASTRVANELGGGNPEGARSSVWVVMCIAVMEAVIITIILLASQHILGYAYSSDKDVVAYRPRMRVATLGCLCQPGFVLSRWDSNSTLPRLCSEDGSERALDRHFLRLHTFLLLAVITFFSNWQKMSEKARERVFSNEPSDKEPLQSDGSNLF; from the exons ATGTTGTG TTTCGAATGGTGGTCTTTTGAGATCCTTATTCTTGTCTCAGGGATTTTACCAAATCCAGAGCAGCAAACTTCAGTTCTTTCAATCTG TTTGACGACTATCACGTTAATGTATACTATACCTTATGGGCTTGGAGCGGCTGcaag CACTAGGGTAGCAAATGAATTGGGTGGTGGTAACCCAGAAGGAGCTCGATCATCTGTTTGGGTTGTCATGTGTATTGCAGTGATGGAAGCAGTTATAATCACAATTATATTGTTAGCGTCACAGCACATCTTGGGCTATGCATATAGCAGCGATAAGGATGTTGTCGC GTATCGCCCGAGGATGCGGGTGGCAACACTTGGGTGCCTATGTCAACCTGGGTTCGTTCTATCTCGTTGGGATTCCAACAGCACTCTTCCTCGGCTTTGTTCTGAAGATGGAAGCGAAAGGGCTTTGGATAGGCATTTCCTGCGGCTCCATACGTTCTTACTTCTTGCCGTCATCACATTCTTCAGCAACTGGCAGAAGATG TCTGAGAAGGCAAGGGAGAGAGTTTTCAGCAATGAGCCATCAGATAAGGAACCTTTGCAATCGGATGGATCAAATTTGTTCTAA
- the LOC136511710 gene encoding syntaxin-71-like: protein MTVIDILTRVDAICQKYDKYDVDKLNGANVAGDDPFARLYASVDSDINQCVEKAETVKQEKNRAAVVALNAEIRRTKAKLLEEDLPKLQRLAVKKVKGLTREEIATRSDLVAALPDRIQSIPDGSSTATKKNGTWGASGSRTGGAIKFDSTADGNFDDEYFKGTEESNQFRREYEMHRMKQDEGLDVIGEGLETLKNMASDMNEELDRQVPLMDEMDDKVDRANADLKNTNVRLKETILQLRSSRNFCIDIILLCVILGIAAYLYNVLKK, encoded by the exons ATGACCGTGATCGACATCCTCACCCGGGTGGACGCGATCTGCCAGAAGTACGACAAGTACGACGTCGACAAGCTCAACGGTGCCAACGTCGCCGGCGACGACCCCTTCGCCCGCCTCTACGCGTCCGTCGACTCGGACATCAACCAATGCGTCGAG AAAGCGGAAACGGTAAAGCAAGAGAAGAACCGGGCCGCGGTGGTGGCGCTTAACGCCGAGATCCGGCGCACCAAGGCTAAGCTCCTCGAGGAGGACCTGCCCAAGCTGCAGCGCCTCGCCGTGAAGAAG GTGAAAGGGCTCACCAGAGAAGAAATTGCGACCCGTAGTGATCTGGTTGCCGCCTTACCTGACAGAATACAATCAATCCCAGATGGTAGTTCTACTGCCACAAAGAAAAATGGAACTTGGGGAGCCTCAGGATCTCGCACTGGAGGAGCCATAAAGTTTGACTCTACTGCTG ATGGGAACTTTGATGATGAGTACTTTAAGGGGACAGAAGAATCTAATCAGTTCCGTCGGGAATATGAGATGCACAGAATGAAACAG GATGAAGGTTTGGACGTTATTGGTGAAGGACTGGAGACTTTAAAAAATATGGCATCTGATATGAACGAG GAATTGGACAGACAAGTCCCTCTGATGGACGAAATGGATGACAAG GTGGATAGAGCCAATGCAGATTTGAAGAATACCAACGTGAGACTGAAGGAGACTATTCTTCAG CTTAGATCAAGTCGCAACTTTTGCATCGACATCATCCTTCTCTGTGTCATTCTTGGTATTGCGGCCTACCTTTACAA TGTTCTAAAAAAGTGA